Part of the Salinimonas iocasae genome, GCCATTGATTATCGAAGGCTATACGCATAAAGAGACAACCCGGCGTGTCCATGCGGCTCTGGATATGGTTGGCTTGCGCAATAAAGCTAAAGACCTGCCGATTATGCTCTCTGGTGGTGAACAACAACGTGTAGGTATAGCCCGCGCGGTCGTCAATAAACCCCCGTTACTACTAGCCGATGAGCCTACCGGTAACCTGGATCCGAAGCTGTCGATGGAAATCGTCAGGTTGTTTGAGGATTTCAATCAGGCTGGCGTATCCGTGCTTATCGCAACCCACGACCTGGGCCTCATAGCCAGAATGCGCTACCGAACGCTGACCCTTAAAGACGGTCGCATGATCACTGACGGGCTGAACGATGAGCCAGAGGAGCTTTACTCATGAGCCTGTTATTTAAGGGCCGGCCTCAGGGCGCCAGTGATTCGCGGGTTGGCATAGTGCAGACCATATTGATGGTATGTGTGGCGCACGTTCGCCAGGGCCTCTCCTCATTAGGCGAGCTCTGGCGCCAGCCAGCTGCATCAATAATGACAGTTGCCGTTTTGGGGCTGAGCATTACACTTCCCAGTACCCTCTACATACTGGTAAAAAATACCGAGAAAATCAGTGCAGGCTGGGAACAGGCCTCTGAAATTTCGCTCTTCCTAAAACAAGGCACTAATGCCGCCAGTTCACAGCAACTGCTGACCCGCCTGAAAACCTGGCCTGAAATAGAAAGTGTTACCTATATTCCGGCCGATGATGCGCTTAAAGAGTTCCAGCAGTTGTCCGGCCTTGGTGATGCGATGGCCTACCTGGAAGCGAATCCGTTGCCAGATGTAGTACTGGTTACCCCGGCTGAAAAATTTGTAACCCCCGCTGCTGCACAGCGACTGCTGGAGAAGCTTAAGAAGCAAAGGGAAGTGGATGTGGGTAAACTGGATATAGAGTGGCTGGAGCGGCTCTACGGTTTATTGGATATAGCCAGAGAACTGGTAACGCTGATTGGTGGACTACTGTTTATTTCGGTGGTACTGATCATCGGCAATACCATCCGCCTGAACATACTTAATAAAAAGGATGAAATTCTGGTGATGAAGCTGGTGGGCGCCACCGACGCATTTATTCATCGTCCATTTCTATACACAGGTTTTTGGTACGGCTTATTGGGCGGTCTTATCGCCTGGATGGCTGTAATTATCATTCTTTGGTGGATGGACAGCAGTATTCAGGCTTTCGCCTCGCTGTATCAAAAAGAGTTCAATATTACCGGGCTGACCGGTACCGCTTTGTTTACAATGCTTGGCCTCTCGGTTGCGCTGGGATTAGTGGGTTCACTGATTTCAGTGCAGCGGCACGTAAGAGAAATAGAGCCTAAGTAAACTGTCGTTTCCGCGCCCCTGATTAATTAAGCAGGGGGCGAGGATAATGAGAGGATATGGTTGCTCTTACGCTATTTCCCCAGACAATGGCCTGGTTATACAGGCTGTGAAGTAGTTTCTGGTCGGTATCCAGCGCCTTCGATTGCTTTATAACGTTCATCCATAATGCACTTTCAAATGCTCTCACCAACGATAAATAATGATTGAACTCACTGGACTTGCCCAGTAGCGCATCATTGACAGTATCGGTCAGCGGTAATTGTTTGACGATATCCAGCATATCCTGGTCCAGCAACGCATCCAGCAGAGAAAACAATCCAACCAAAAAGCCGATAGGCGGATTGGTCTGACGTTTACGGTGCTGAGTGAGCAGGTCAAAGAACTTCGCTCTGACCAACGACATGTGGATCAGCTCCAGAGGCTTGTCGCTGCCAAGATGTGTTAATGAAAGTAACGCAATAAACTTTTTAATCTCGACTTCGCCCATGTAAGTCAGGGCATGTTTCAGCGATGTGATTTTGTAGCGCTTATTCACCGTGGGGTTGTTGATAAACTTAAGCAGTAAATAGCTCAGGGCTGCATCCCGCTCGATGATGCCATTAATGCGGCTCAAATCGAATTTCTCGCTGCTACTTTCGCCCATTAATTCGACCAGACTCATTTTCGACGCTGGGATCTCACGAGCGATTCTGGCAGTTGGGGAGGCAAAGAAATATCCCTGGAAAAAGTCAAAGCCAAGATCCCGACAGTCATTGAAGACGTCGTAATCATTAACGTTATTGGCTATAAGCTGAACATTTGCATCGGTGAACTGACTAATTCGCTTGTGTGCCTGTTCTAGTCTTATCTTGCTGATATCGACTTTAACAATATCTACCAGCGGCAACGCCTCATGATTACCACTTAGCATCATCGGGTCATCCAGCGCCAGTTTAAAACCCAGTTGCTTAATATGCTCGCACGCTTCGCGCAGCCCTGATTCTTTGTACGGGTTTTCTCCCAGTTCAACCACCACCTGCTCGGGGTTCAGGTTGGTCGGGAAACGCGAGACCAGTGTTTCTGCACTAAAGCTGATAAACGATTTTTTCTCAGCACTGAGGTCATCCAGTCCCAGAGGGTTGAACTGTTCAATTAATCCTTTTGCTTTTTCTGATGGCGGCTCAGGAAAGGTGCCGCCTTTGCCATCGCGAAAGAGCAGTTCATAGGCAAACACATCCTTGTCCCGATCCAGAATGGGCTGTCGAGCTATAAACGCAAACATTTTTTTCCCCAACGATGAGACCGCATTGCACGCATCTCATTAATCAACATGGTATTTTTTATTCAACGCTTTACTGTACCTCACAGCCTTCGCTGAATCCAGTACAAGCGCACTAGCTTATTACCGGTGTATGGATTTGGTTTACCCAGTCAAGCGCCTCACTATAATAACGGTGTAAGTCCGACTGGTTAAGCTTATAGCGAGTAGCAAACTGCTTAACGCCAGCCCACTGCGCTTGCTCGAAGTAGGCAATGAGTTGCACACAATGGCGCAGCCAGCCCGGCTTTTTGCACAGTGCCTGCTGAACATCCTCGTCTAACGGGATCTTCTCAACCAGTTCTTCCATTGGCTGACTAATAAGCGCATCTAAGAGCGAAAGCAACCCAACCAGAAAACCGGCATTCACATCAGCATTGCCGGTACTGGCGCATAGTCGTTCACAAAACTTAGCCCTCACCAGTGACATGGTAAGCAGCTCATTCGGCTCGTCTTTACACATGTTTGATAGTGCCAAAAGCGCTATAAACTTTCTAAGTTCCTGCTCCCCCATGTAAGTCAGAGCGTGATGCAGAGAGGAGATTTTATTACGCTTATTTACCAGCGGATTATTGATATAGCGTAACAGCTGAAAGGTCAGGGCAGGGTCCCGCTCGATAATCGTTTTTATTTTTCTCATACTGAGCGAGCGGGAAGCCGACTCGTTCATCAGTTCCATCATTGTCAGCTGCCCGGCAGTAAATTGTTTGTGGCGGACAAGCTCCGGCTTTGCCAGGTAGTATCCCTGAAAGTAGTCGAATCCTAACATATGGTATTTTTCGAATTCGGCACGGGTTTCTACTTTTTCGGCCAGTAACTTTATTCCGCGATCCTTAAGATCAGGCACCATTGCTGCAATTTTTTCATAGGACGTTTCACGAATATCAAACTTTATAATGCTGACAAAAGAAAGAAATGGTGCCCATTTTTCGTCAAGATCGTAATCGTCCAGCGCGATTTGATATCCCAGTTTTTTTAATTGGCGACATGCGTCAATCAGCTCTATATTGATGTCTACCGTTTCAAGGATTTCTATAACGGTGTGAGCAGGGTCGAGCGAACGGGGAAAGTGGTTTATCAACGTGTCCTGATGAAAGTTGATAAACGCAAGGTGTTTGCCGATAACTGCTTCAAGTCCAAGGCTTAAATGGGTAGAAGAGATGACCCTGGATGTGGCTTCATCCGGAGATACATCGGGGAAACCGTTTGACTTACCATCACGGAATAGCAGCTCGTAGGCGTACAGCTCATGATGCGTGTTGAAAATTGGCTGACGTGCTACATAAGCAAACATCTTAAAGCTCCTTGTTGAGTCAGCATGCTTTTTATTTATGGCGACAGTAACAGAACAGTCACGTTGTAATGGTACAGTCTTTGCTGTTTATTTTTATATCATAAGGTAGAACCCGAAGCGGGTGTATACCTTTTTGACAGAGTTTTGTATCAAAATCTTCAGTCACTGATATTTTTGGTCAGATTTTGAAAACTGTCCCACGTCAAAATAGCGTTGGGTACCCCATGCAGTGAAGGAACTTTTCTTTCTTTTTTCTGTCTTGAATATTGTCGTTTAGACACTATACATATACATTGCGTTTAAAACAGGTGCGGGATTCGCAATTCAACGCTTATTTTGGTACAATAGAGTGCTTAAATAACTGAGGTGATTAATGAGCAAGACAATGCAATCGATGGCCCTTTCGGTTCCTCAAAACGGTAGCATCGAAGGCTACATTCAGGCGGTCAGTTCAATCAATATGCTGACAGCGGATGAGGAACGTTCTCTGGCGTTGAAACTTCGTGAAGAGGGTGACCTTGAATCTGCCCGCAAGCTGGTTATGTCGCACCTGCGTTTCGTTGTGCATATTGCTAAATCTTATTCCGGCTACGGGTTGCCTCAGGCTGATTTGATTCAGGAAGGTAATATCGGCCTGATGAAAGCTGTTAAACGCTTTGACCCATCAGTAGGCGTGCGCCTGGTCTCATTTGCCGTTCACTGGATCAAGGCTGAGATACACGAATTCGTATTGAAGAACTGGCGTATCGTTAAAGTCGCTACGACGAAGGCGCAACGTAAATTGTTCTTTAATTTGCGTAAAGCTAAAAAACGTCTGGGTTGGTTCACCAACGCTGAAGTACAAACTGTTGCCAGCGAGCTGGGTGTGAGTACCAAAGAAGTGCTTCAGATGGAAGCGCGTATGAGTAGTCAGGATCAGGCATTCGATTTGAGTGCGGATGATGACGAAAATGGCAGTTTCGCACCGGTTCAGTTTTTAGAAGACAAAAGTACCGACGTTGAAACCGACGTTATCAACCAGGATTGGGATATGAACGCAAGCAAGCGTTTATATAGCGCAATCAAAACGTTGGATGGCCGAAGCCAGGATATTATTGAAACCCGCTGGCTGGCTGATAACAAGATTACGTTGCAGGATTTAGCTGACAAATATCAGGTCTCTGCGGAGCGAGTTCGTCAGATTGAAAAAAATGCGATGAAAAAACTACAGGCGGCGATGGTAGCCTGATAAGTTTGAGTTATGAATATAAAAAAAGCGCCTTTCGGCGCTTTTTTTGTGCCTTGAATTAATTCAGCATAACAGTAAGTGAATTCACGATATGAAGTGCTCTGGCCTTCGCGTCATCGATGCTCATTGCTTTTGCTAATGCCACGCCCATCCTGCGTTTACCTGCAACAGCCGGCTTACCAAATAGTCTCAGGTCGCTATGGGGTTGGGTCAGTGCAGTTGCCAGATTGGTGTAGCTAATATTTTGACTGTTGCCTTCAACTACCAGCGCGGCCGATGCTGCTGGCCCGTCGCATGTAATCATGGGTATGGGCAGCCCTAAAAATGCTCTGGCGTGTAGTGCAAACTCTGACAAATTTTGCGAGATTAATGTCACCAGGCCAGTATCATGGGGCCTGGGTGACACTTCGCTGAATATGACATCGTTACCTTTTATAAACAGTTCAACACCAAACAGGCCATTGCCGCCGAGAGCTTCTGTAATAGTAGCGGCTATCAAATGCGCCTTTTCAAGTGCTTCAGCGGACATCTTTTGTGGCTGCCAGGAAACCTGATAATCACCATCCTTTTGGACATGGCCTATCGGCATACAAAATTGTGATTCGCCCTGGGATCGGACGGTAAGCAAGGTGATTTCATAATCAAAGTCTATTGCGCCCTCAACAATCACTTTGCCGTTACCGGCTCGGCCGCCTTCCTGGGCGTACTGCCAGGCAGCCTCAAGCTGGCTTTCCTGTGTGATATATGACTGGCCTTTGCCAGATGAACTCATTATGGGCTTTACAAAGCACGGATAGCCGACACTTTTAACAGCATGTCTGAAGTTTTCCCAGTCTTCGGCAAACTCATAAGGAGAGGTAGGCATTCCGAGAGTCTCAGCAGCCAGTCTGCGGATACCCTCACGGTTCATAGTGAGGTGAGCGGCTTTTGCGCTGGGCACCACATTAAAACCATCTTCTTCCAATTCAAGCAGCGTCGCAGTAGCTATGGCTTCAACCTCAGGAACAATAAAGTCAGGCTGGTGCTGTTCAACGGCTTGCCTGAGTGCCTGAGCATCCAGCATTGAGAATATTTCACATTGCTGCGCAACCTGCATTGCCGGCGCATCTGCATAACTGTCACAGGCGATTACCTGGCATCCCAGCCGGATACACTCAATAGCGACTTCTTTGCCTAACTCACCGCTGCCCAGCAACATGACTTTGGTGGCCGATGCGGTGAAAGGCGTTCCTATATCTGTCATTTATTCTCCCGGACGGGTGGCGGTATTACCCAGTAAATACCTTTAAATTCAGCGACAGGGTTGTCGCCATCAAGAATATCTATATGAAGGGTAAAGCGCGCCTTCTTATTCTTTTCCAGGTTAGTATATTTGCCGGCTAATGACTCAACATTACATATACCTCTGGGCTTCATTGTCACGGGCTTGTGGTAATGAATATCACCGTCACCCAATACTATATCGCCTTCAAGCTGTCTTTCTTTCAGTTGCAGATACAACATTCCCCAGCCTGTGAGCGTCGCCAATGAGAAAATGCTGCCCGCGAACATTGTGCCATGCACGTTAATGTTCTTATTGAGCGAGGCGCGGGTCTCAAGGGTATTGCCGCTGTACATATGAAGTTTTATCCCCATATGTTCAGTAATAGGTATGGTCTCTGCCCACGTTTTCTGTAGCTCTTTACACCATTTCGGATGAAGAATTAATGAACTGGGATCTGATAGCTTTTTCACCATTTGCTGGCGTTTCAGCATACCCAGCTCGTTGGGCGCTTCCCGTTCGATAACAAATCCGCAGGAGGAGAAAAAGTCGATAGAGGTTTCACGGCTGTTTGTAACTGCGCGCACGGCGCCCATTTCTCTGGCAACATTTTCCAGTGCGCCAAGCATCATCTGGCCCAAACCGCGGCGATGATAATCCGAGTGAACCGCAATATGCCGGATTTGCGCTTCCTCTGCTGTATTTAAATGCACGCGTCCACAGGCGACGATTTCGCCCTGACCGTTCACCAGCATCCGGTGCTCAGCAACCTGCTCATACTCGTCTTTTTCGGAGCCGGGAGGAAAATTCCACGGCTGACGAAGATACGTCCAGCGAAAAGTAAAGTACCTTTCAAGCTGCTCTTCGGTTTCTGGTGTCACAACTCTGAACACATATACCCCGACATTTGTTGAAGTGCGTCAGCCATTTAACCTTATGGTTGACCTGGTAACAAGCTTTTATGAAGAATGGGCTTCGTAGCGCCTGACATGAACCATGAATTAAGCGAGCGGGGGCTCAGAAAGTAAACTGAAATGTTACCGGCCCGTCATTGACTAAAGCCACCTGCATGTCAGCGCCGAATTGCCCTGTCTCAACGTCCAGGCCTGCGTCAGTCAAAGCAGTAACCGCATCATTGTAAATCGCTTCACCATGTTCCGGTGAGGCGCCACGAGAAAAACCCGGCCGGTTGCCTTTTTGGGTGTCGGCCACCAGGGTAAATTGTGAAACCAGCAGTATTTTTCCCTGAACCTGCTGAATGTTGAGGTTCATCTTTCCTTCTTCATCACTGAACAGACGGAAATTGGAAAGCTTTCTGACCAGCTTTTGAATTTGAGTATGGTCATCGGTTTTTTCAACGCCGAGTAAAACCAGCATGCCATGGTCAATATCGCCAACCGTTTTCGAATCAACGGTTACGCTGGCCTGACTTACCCTTTGTATCAGTGCAATCATAAGGCTCCCTGTAATGCTCGGGACATATCCCGGGTAGCGCTGCATAGTTTAAGAGCAATACCACCTTCGCTGGTACTGTGGCCAGCGCCGGATACGATATGCAAATCACTTTGCGACCAGGCTTTATGTAACTGCCAGGCAGCTTCCGTTTTGCAGATAACATCATATCGGCCATGCACGATAGCACCGGGGATGTGAGCAATTTTATGAATATTATTGAGGATGTAGTTTTCTTCAATGAAGCACCGGTTAAGTAAGTAATGGCACTCCAGTTTGGCCAGACAGGTTACCAGCGACAGGGGATAATGTGTAGTAATGTCGCCAGTACCGGGAGGAAGATAAAGCCTTGATAAACGCTCTTCCCAAACATACCAGCGCTTTAATGCAGCAAGCCGCACCGCTTCGTTTTTATCATCGAATTGTTGTTGGTAGTTTTGGCAGATGGTCTCTACTGTAAGCGGTTCATCAATGCCTTCAACAAAGACCTCATAGTGTTCGGGATAAAGCTGTGCACCACCGCCGCAGGGCTCCAGATACCATTTGCGATCTTCTTCGCGCCCCAGAAATACGCCGCGAACAATGACCCCGAGTGTACTTTGCGGATTCTTTATGGCCGCAAGCAGTGCCAGGGTGGCACCCCATGAGCCTCCAAACAGTACCCAGCGTTCAATGTTAAGTTTCTGACGTAACGTCTCTATATCGCGAAGGGTATTTTGCGTGGTATTGCCTTCGAGGCTTCCAAACGGGCGTGAGCGACCGCATCCGCGCTGTTCAAAGGCGATAATGTGATAGCGGTTCGCATCGAAAAAGCGTCGGTAATTTGGGGATAACCCCGCCCCCGGACCACCGTGCAGATAAAGCACAGGAATGCCATCCGGATTCCCACTCTGTTCGTAGTAAAGCTCACAGTCATCGGCAGTCTTTACGTAACCACTGGCGTAACTTCCGATGTCGGGATAAAGTCGTTTCATTTTGTTACAGCGTATTGTTCTACTGTCAAATTTGGTTTAGTTTTCAGTTAACCATACGTATTAGGTAGTGAAAAGCTAACATCATGCGATTTCTCTACTATACGCATCTTTAATTTTTGTATGCAAACTATTTCATGAGGGGCGTTATGTCAGGACAAGGTTCGGGCGGGAATGTAATTGCGGCATTGTGCAATTTTTTTATACCGGGACTAGGCCATTTATTGCAAGGCCGAGTATTAAAAGCACTCATGTTTTTTCTGGTAACCGGCGCATGCTACGCACTGGCTGCCACGGTAATTTTTATCTTCCTTTGGCCGGTCGGCGCAATCTTCCATCTATGGGCTATCATTGACGCGGCTGTCTATAAGGGACCAAATGCGAGGTTATAATGCTTAAGAATTTACTCGTTGCCAGCTCACTGGCACTTACGGTTAGTCTGGCAGGGTGTCAGTCTGCGTATTATTCAGCCTGGGAGCAGGTCGGTGTCGAAAAACGGGATATAATGGTAGACCGCGTTGAAGATGCCAAAGAGTCGCAGGAGGATGCGCAGGAACAATTCAGCTCAGCGCTGGAAGAGTTCAGTGCGTTGGTGAATTTCGACGGTGGCGATTTAGAAGATGTCTACAACTCGTTAAACGATGAGTATGAAGACAGCAAATCAGCGGCTGAAGATGTCAGCAACCGTATCAATAAAGTGCAGAGCGTAGCAGAAGCACTGTTTGATGAGTGGGAAGAAGAGCTGGACGAGTACGAAAATACCACTCTGCGTCGTGAAAGCGAAAGTAAGCTACGCCAGACCCGCCAGCGTTACGAAGATATGCTACGAGCCATGCGCAACGCTGAAGGTAAGATGGATCCGGTACTGCAGCGTTTGCAGGACAACGTGCTGTATCTGAAACACAACCTCAATGCTAATGCGATTGGCGCATTACAGGGAGAGTTGACTACTATCCGTGGTGATGTGGATACACTTATCGCAGAAATGAACAAAGCCATCTCTGAATCAGATGCCTTTATTGCCTCTATGCGCTAAGCATGTACCGCTCCCTGCCATTACTCGGTGGGGAGCTCTCTGGGCTCTTTCGTGGCCCGGGTTTTCTCGAACGTATCATTAAGACTACAGGTGAATTCTGCACCCAGCAGGATGACTATCCACGACAAATACACCCACAATAGCAATACAGGTAGCGTTGCCAGCGCACCATATATAACCTGATATGCTGCAAAGTCTGTTACATAAAACGCAAAGCCTTTCTTTGTAACCTCAAAACACAATGTCGCAACCAGTGCACCAGGAACCGCGTAGCGCGCTTTTACCTGCCGGTTGGGTACAAGCATGTACAGAATAATGAAAGTAAGCAGTGTGGCCAGACTCGGGACCATCTCGAGTAAGAATGTACCCAGCCCCGGCGTGTAGGTTTCTGCAAACGCAGCGATACCGGCTAAATATGAACTGACCACCACGCTGGTTCCGATAAGCATCGGGCCTAAGGTGATCACCATCCAGTAAATCGCAAAGGTATAAACCATGGGCCGCTCACTGGGCGTTTTCCAGATTCGGTTGAGGGTTTTATCAACATTTGAGATCAGCAGCAGAGCGACAACTAACAGCGAGATGATACCAATGGCGCCCATCTGCGAAGCGTTGCTTACAAAATCTGTCATGTGCTGGTGAACGACATCGCTGGCAGTTGGCACAAAATTCGTGAAAACAAATTGCTCTATTTTACTGCGCACCGATTTGAACGCGGGGAAGGCGCTCATCACGGTGAAAGTAACCATCACAAAAGGTACCAGCGACAACAATGTGACATATGCCAGATGTCCGGCTGATATGGTAATGCTGTCACGTTTGCAGCGGGCTATAAAAACCAGCACAAAGCGTTTTAGGTGTGGATAGCCTGATTCCCATACGGCCGATAAGTTTTGCAGACGCAAAAGTCACTCCTGACCCAAAGATGAAAGTACCAGTTTAACGCGGTATGCCAGAGCCTTACAGTAAAAGTTGCAGCAAAACTAACCGCTATCCCCGGGCCCCGAGCATATGGCAGATTGCGTAGCTTAGTTCACTACGGTTGAGGGTATAAAAGTGAAAGTGCTTTATGCCTTCCTGTGCCAGTACCTTCACCTGTTCCATCGCGATATTGGCACCCAGCAGGTTGCGTGTCGTATGGTCATCTTCATGCAGTCCCTCAAACTGCTTATGCAGCCAGCCGGGTACATGTACATTGGTGAAGCCGGCAAATTTAACCAGGGTCTGATAATTAGTCACCGGCAAAATGCCCGGCACGATATCCAGATCGATGCCAGCAGCTGCTGCGCGATCTCTGAAGCGCAAAAAGACACTGGGGTCGAAGAAAAACTGCGTAATCGCCTCGCTGGCCCCAGCTTCCGCTTTTCGCTTCAGATTAAGTAAATCAAATTGTGCATTGCGTGCTTCGGGGTGCTTTTCAGGGTAAGCAGCAACCGAAATATCGAAATCTGCGACATCTTTTAATAAGGCAACCAGGTCTGAGGCATACATTTCAGTTTTGTCCACACCCTTAGGTAAGTCGCCGCGCAGCGCTACGATGCGTCGAATACCGGTATCCCAGTAGTCCTGCGCTATTTGCCGAAGCTCTTCTTTAGACGCATCAACGCAGGTGAGGTGGGGAACAGCAGCAACGCCGGTTTGCTGATGAATACGCTTTACCACATCATGGGTCCTGTCACGCTCGCCACTGTTAGCACCGTATGTCACAGACATATAGGCGGGCTTGAGCGGGGCAAGTCGTTCTACAGACTTCCACAGGGTTTCTTCCATCTGCTGGGATTTTGGCGGGAAAAACTCAAATGAGACATCAATATCCCGTAATTCAGACAGTGACTGATTAAGGGCATCGATGCCTTGTGCGAAAGAAACCATATAACACTCTCTTTGTGGACGTTTAGACGTCTAAACTAAGTAATATATGTCTAGACGTCAAGCGGTTTACACTGCTCAATTGACCTTTTCTGCACATTGTTTAGAATTTCTGCTCATAATAAATAACAGCTAACCTGAGAGCGACTAATGGCAGAATGGAATGGTAAGTATATACACCCCTACGCAGAACACGGCAAAAAGAGTGAACAGGTAAAAAAAGTCACAGTATCTATTCCTATTAATGTACTTAAAGAGCTGACAGATGAGCGCACGCGTCGGCAGATAAATAATTTACGCCATGCC contains:
- the purT gene encoding formate-dependent phosphoribosylglycinamide formyltransferase, with amino-acid sequence MTDIGTPFTASATKVMLLGSGELGKEVAIECIRLGCQVIACDSYADAPAMQVAQQCEIFSMLDAQALRQAVEQHQPDFIVPEVEAIATATLLELEEDGFNVVPSAKAAHLTMNREGIRRLAAETLGMPTSPYEFAEDWENFRHAVKSVGYPCFVKPIMSSSGKGQSYITQESQLEAAWQYAQEGGRAGNGKVIVEGAIDFDYEITLLTVRSQGESQFCMPIGHVQKDGDYQVSWQPQKMSAEALEKAHLIAATITEALGGNGLFGVELFIKGNDVIFSEVSPRPHDTGLVTLISQNLSEFALHARAFLGLPIPMITCDGPAASAALVVEGNSQNISYTNLATALTQPHSDLRLFGKPAVAGKRRMGVALAKAMSIDDAKARALHIVNSLTVMLN
- the ftsX gene encoding permease-like cell division protein FtsX; amino-acid sequence: MSLLFKGRPQGASDSRVGIVQTILMVCVAHVRQGLSSLGELWRQPAASIMTVAVLGLSITLPSTLYILVKNTEKISAGWEQASEISLFLKQGTNAASSQQLLTRLKTWPEIESVTYIPADDALKEFQQLSGLGDAMAYLEANPLPDVVLVTPAEKFVTPAAAQRLLEKLKKQREVDVGKLDIEWLERLYGLLDIARELVTLIGGLLFISVVLIIGNTIRLNILNKKDEILVMKLVGATDAFIHRPFLYTGFWYGLLGGLIAWMAVIIILWWMDSSIQAFASLYQKEFNITGLTGTALFTMLGLSVALGLVGSLISVQRHVREIEPK
- the pip gene encoding prolyl aminopeptidase, with translation MKRLYPDIGSYASGYVKTADDCELYYEQSGNPDGIPVLYLHGGPGAGLSPNYRRFFDANRYHIIAFEQRGCGRSRPFGSLEGNTTQNTLRDIETLRQKLNIERWVLFGGSWGATLALLAAIKNPQSTLGVIVRGVFLGREEDRKWYLEPCGGGAQLYPEHYEVFVEGIDEPLTVETICQNYQQQFDDKNEAVRLAALKRWYVWEERLSRLYLPPGTGDITTHYPLSLVTCLAKLECHYLLNRCFIEENYILNNIHKIAHIPGAIVHGRYDVICKTEAAWQLHKAWSQSDLHIVSGAGHSTSEGGIALKLCSATRDMSRALQGAL
- a CDS encoding DUF6677 family protein produces the protein MSGQGSGGNVIAALCNFFIPGLGHLLQGRVLKALMFFLVTGACYALAATVIFIFLWPVGAIFHLWAIIDAAVYKGPNARL
- a CDS encoding EAL and HDOD domain-containing protein codes for the protein MFAYVARQPIFNTHHELYAYELLFRDGKSNGFPDVSPDEATSRVISSTHLSLGLEAVIGKHLAFINFHQDTLINHFPRSLDPAHTVIEILETVDINIELIDACRQLKKLGYQIALDDYDLDEKWAPFLSFVSIIKFDIRETSYEKIAAMVPDLKDRGIKLLAEKVETRAEFEKYHMLGFDYFQGYYLAKPELVRHKQFTAGQLTMMELMNESASRSLSMRKIKTIIERDPALTFQLLRYINNPLVNKRNKISSLHHALTYMGEQELRKFIALLALSNMCKDEPNELLTMSLVRAKFCERLCASTGNADVNAGFLVGLLSLLDALISQPMEELVEKIPLDEDVQQALCKKPGWLRHCVQLIAYFEQAQWAGVKQFATRYKLNQSDLHRYYSEALDWVNQIHTPVIS
- the ftsE gene encoding cell division ATP-binding protein FtsE, producing the protein MIKFEQVSKTYPGGQRALSKVNFHIAPGEMSFLTGHSGAGKSTLLKLISIMERPTVGRVLINGHDLNVIKRRQIAYIRRDIGMIFQSHQLLMDKSVFDNVALPLIIEGYTHKETTRRVHAALDMVGLRNKAKDLPIMLSGGEQQRVGIARAVVNKPPLLLADEPTGNLDPKLSMEIVRLFEDFNQAGVSVLIATHDLGLIARMRYRTLTLKDGRMITDGLNDEPEELYS
- a CDS encoding bifunctional GNAT family N-acetyltransferase/hotdog fold thioesterase; the protein is MFRVVTPETEEQLERYFTFRWTYLRQPWNFPPGSEKDEYEQVAEHRMLVNGQGEIVACGRVHLNTAEEAQIRHIAVHSDYHRRGLGQMMLGALENVAREMGAVRAVTNSRETSIDFFSSCGFVIEREAPNELGMLKRQQMVKKLSDPSSLILHPKWCKELQKTWAETIPITEHMGIKLHMYSGNTLETRASLNKNINVHGTMFAGSIFSLATLTGWGMLYLQLKERQLEGDIVLGDGDIHYHKPVTMKPRGICNVESLAGKYTNLEKNKKARFTLHIDILDGDNPVAEFKGIYWVIPPPVRENK
- a CDS encoding EAL and HDOD domain-containing protein encodes the protein MFAFIARQPILDRDKDVFAYELLFRDGKGGTFPEPPSEKAKGLIEQFNPLGLDDLSAEKKSFISFSAETLVSRFPTNLNPEQVVVELGENPYKESGLREACEHIKQLGFKLALDDPMMLSGNHEALPLVDIVKVDISKIRLEQAHKRISQFTDANVQLIANNVNDYDVFNDCRDLGFDFFQGYFFASPTARIAREIPASKMSLVELMGESSSEKFDLSRINGIIERDAALSYLLLKFINNPTVNKRYKITSLKHALTYMGEVEIKKFIALLSLTHLGSDKPLELIHMSLVRAKFFDLLTQHRKRQTNPPIGFLVGLFSLLDALLDQDMLDIVKQLPLTDTVNDALLGKSSEFNHYLSLVRAFESALWMNVIKQSKALDTDQKLLHSLYNQAIVWGNSVRATISSHYPRPLLN
- the rpoH gene encoding RNA polymerase sigma factor RpoH, with protein sequence MSKTMQSMALSVPQNGSIEGYIQAVSSINMLTADEERSLALKLREEGDLESARKLVMSHLRFVVHIAKSYSGYGLPQADLIQEGNIGLMKAVKRFDPSVGVRLVSFAVHWIKAEIHEFVLKNWRIVKVATTKAQRKLFFNLRKAKKRLGWFTNAEVQTVASELGVSTKEVLQMEARMSSQDQAFDLSADDDENGSFAPVQFLEDKSTDVETDVINQDWDMNASKRLYSAIKTLDGRSQDIIETRWLADNKITLQDLADKYQVSAERVRQIEKNAMKKLQAAMVA
- a CDS encoding DUF2959 domain-containing protein; its protein translation is MLKNLLVASSLALTVSLAGCQSAYYSAWEQVGVEKRDIMVDRVEDAKESQEDAQEQFSSALEEFSALVNFDGGDLEDVYNSLNDEYEDSKSAAEDVSNRINKVQSVAEALFDEWEEELDEYENTTLRRESESKLRQTRQRYEDMLRAMRNAEGKMDPVLQRLQDNVLYLKHNLNANAIGALQGELTTIRGDVDTLIAEMNKAISESDAFIASMR
- the dtd gene encoding D-aminoacyl-tRNA deacylase, translating into MIALIQRVSQASVTVDSKTVGDIDHGMLVLLGVEKTDDHTQIQKLVRKLSNFRLFSDEEGKMNLNIQQVQGKILLVSQFTLVADTQKGNRPGFSRGASPEHGEAIYNDAVTALTDAGLDVETGQFGADMQVALVNDGPVTFQFTF